One region of Gossypium hirsutum isolate 1008001.06 unplaced genomic scaffold, Gossypium_hirsutum_v2.1 scaffold_320, whole genome shotgun sequence genomic DNA includes:
- the LOC121226631 gene encoding protein TIC 214-like, with product MMILKSFIPGNLISLYMTIINSVVMVGLYYGFLTTLSIGPSYIFLLRARFMEEGEEGTEKRVSATTGFIAGQLMMFISIYYVPLHLALGKPHTITVLALPYLLFHFFWNNHKDFFDHRRPTRNSMRNLSIQCVFLNNLIIQLFNHFILPSSMLARLVNIYMFRCNNNMLFVTSSFVGWLIGHILLMKWVGLVLVWIQQNNLIRSNVLIRSNKYLVSEFRNSMARIFSILLFITCVYYLGRIPSPILTKKLKGISEPEEVGESEEERNIEIETISEGGGANQKQGTEENTSSSLFSEEEVDPSKETEKL from the coding sequence atgatgattttaaaatcttttatacCAGGGAATCTAATATCCTTATACATGACGATAATCAATTCGGTCGTTATGGTCGGACTCTATTATGGATTTCTGACCACACTATCCATAGGTCCCTCTTATATCTTCCTTCTACGAGCTCGGTTTATggaagaaggagaagaaggaaCCGAGAAGAGAGTATCAGCAACAACTGGGTTTATTGCAGGCCAGCTCATGATGTTCATATCAATCTACTATGTACCTCTGCATTTAGCATTGGGTAAACCTCATACAATAACTGTCCTAGCTCTACCGTatcttttgtttcatttcttcTGGAACAATCACAAAGACTTTTTTGATCATAGACGTCCTACCAGAAATTCAATGCGTAATCTTAGCATTCAATGTGTATTcctgaataatctcattattcaatTATTCAACCATTTCATTTTACCAAGTTCAATGTTAGCCAGATTAGTCAACATCTATATGTTTCGATGCAACAACAATATGTTATTTGTAACAAGTAGTTTTGTTGGTTGGTTAATTGGTCATATTTTATTGATGAAATGGGTTGGGTTGGTATTAGTCTGGAtacaacaaaataatttaattaggtCTAATGTACTTATTCGATCTAATAAGTATCTTGTATCAGAATTTAGAAATTCTATGGCTCGAATCTTTAGTATTCTGTTATTTATTACCTGTGTTTACTATTTAGGCAGAATACCGTCACCCATTCTAACTAAGAAACTGAAAGGAATTTCCGAACCGGAAGAAGTGGGGGAAAGTGAGGAAGAAAGAAACATAGAAATAGAAACTATTTCCGAGGGGGGAGGGGCTAACCAGAAACAGGGGACCGAAGAAAATActtcttcttcccttttttcGGAGGAAGAGGTGGATCCGAGCAAAGAAACAGAAAAGCTATGA